From the genome of Amyelois transitella isolate CPQ chromosome 22, ilAmyTran1.1, whole genome shotgun sequence:
AAATAGGGGCATATACTTTAACTACAAAAGTAGCGAGTTGTTTCAGTTCGTTTGTAGGTATCTCAGTAGACACATATAAGCGCAAAATCCTGTTGGCCTTTGTTAGCCACCTGGCATGCGACATTTTTCCCGGAGAGCGATTAGACAAATCAGGAGAGAACTCACCACTTATGACGGCAGATGTGATATCATAAAGGTAACGTTGATCAGAACTGAGGTCTTTTACATTTGAAATGTTTGGTAACATACCTTCTATCTTTTCAAACATGACAACCGAGCGCTTCTCACAATCATCTAATAACTTGCCGATAGTACCTGAATAAGTATTAGGTCCTGTTGTGGTGCCATCaagttttgcaaataaatgtcTTAAGGGCAGTTCATTGAAGTGTAAAAGGCATATGATCCATTGAAGTGGTCGGTGTAAACGCTTTTCTAAAAGCCGTATGACTCCGCCGTATTTGCCCGTATTGGTTACCGTCCCATCACAACCTATAGCTAGAGTATCCTCTAGAGACATATTCATTTGACCTGTTACTGTTTGAAATATAGCTGACTCCAACCCTTTTGCAGTTCCATGGCTGGGAACGGCATATCCGACATAAACTGATCCTGGttctttaattattgaaatatgttCTTCCACGGATGTTAAGCGGTATTTTTTGTCCCCTTTCATAACGATTTTCATGGTCTTATCTTTTCTTCCATCAAAAAATAAGGCAGGAATAGTATCTAGTTGACCTTGAGATAAGGTTTCTTTTCGTAATTTTTGTCTCGCTCGTCGCAATTTCGACTTATCGATTACTTCGTTGTCGATGCTCAATCTCATATCTTGTAAAACAGCAGAAGCGACAGCAGCAGCTGCTCTGTCCGATATACCGTATCGGTCACACATTGTTGACAAATTCTTCAGAGAtgatattttacgttttttcGATACTGTTTTTGATGAACTTGAGGGCAAAGTTTGTTCTTCATCGCTACTTTCAGACGTTACTGAGGTATTAGGATTTTCGTGAGAGGGGCCTGGTTCACAAACGCTAGAATCGTAATAGGATTTAAGCTTAATTTTTCTATCACTTAGTTTACTTTTCCTCTTACTTGTCAATAAATCAACAGTTCCCATAATCATTTTTCTCTCTGTTCTCTGATCTATTAAAAAAGCTCTTTCCTCCTTAGGaatcttttggtttttagAACATTTACATAACTCTAAATCTTTACACTTACATGAACTCAAATCAAACAGTCTTTCCGAATTTCTATGAAAATCTTGAATCTTTTCTTCTGATAAACGCttcaaagattttaataaatttttacactTTGCGTGGTAACTTTTAATCAATTGCATCACACGATTATGGGACACAGTAGGAATAGACGCTTTTCTCCACAAATATTCAACTTTAGATGACACTATTTCAGATATCTCATTAATGGATGGCTCTTTTTTTGAATTGTTCCCAAGTTTAAGCTGATGTCTTactaaattgtaatatttcatAACTTGTTTGTAAGTGGGTAGTTGATTTTCGTTAATTTCTTCCAGAGCACCAAAAATGGGACAACTTGTGGATTTTCGGGTGTTATTTGAAATCTCCATGATGCACTACGTCTAGAAGCTAACAAAAACGACTTAAAAtagcgaaaaaaaatataaatgcgcGCGACCTTTCACCCGGAACTAATTAGGCGCACTGAGACAATGACGCGTGATCGACAGTTTACGCCCCCTTTCCCCACTCCTTCCCCCGCACTATACGCACGATTATTCTAATATTTTggtttgattattatttgtattacgTTTATCTCTgagtataataatgtaatatcaTTTTACGCCATGTAGTTTATACAATAAACtctgaaacaataaatacgattttaacaatttttccgaattttcAAACGTCATGCGCGGGTAATTaatgttgataaaaataaaaaataaatatacacgtTTTTAAGTCGCTACCCAGGTCATGTTTTCCGCACTATTACAaatcgaattttgaaaaaaataattttcgacCCACCCTAATAtacatgttttattaatacaaatattgctcGTTTAATCGTATAGGAATAGGATATACACAGACATAGCTTTTACCGTTAGTTAaccgaaagaaaaaaatatctgataaTCTTGTTGGATGACATTGACAATGACAGATGaaagaacaatttattttcgaaGTATTACCATGGTTTATCAATGGTTTTTGTAAATGCAATTTCTTGATAAAccataaaatctaaaaaagaaCAACATAAAGCCTTATTTTTCCTCGATAAGTCATTTAAATTGAATCATTGTTACTAACAATGATTCAACCTGATTATCAATCAGCCATGGGGCTTCTGGCTCATTTAAATTCTGACGAACTCAAGGAAATGCTCAATGATGATGCAAAGTTTGATGCAGTTCTAAAAGATGTGAAACAGGTACTACATTTAATaggaattaataataaaatgcttGCTTTTAAAgccttaaaatattaattatatctatatcttTGTGTGTAAAGATGACTCATTCATCTTAATTTCATTACTTATTTCTAAACTTTTTGTAAGACACACTAATTGGAATACTGCTTTCAATCTTTTGAATTAATTCTTACAGATAAAAGATTGGGAtacagaaaaagaaatgataatAGCCAGCAATCGTTCATTGGCTGAATTCAACCTGAGCAAGGAACCGGAACTAGAAGAgttaaaggcacaggttcagcAGAAGTCTGAAACCGGGGAACAGCTGTGCACACGCATCCAGGAGCTACTTGATGAATACAGtaagtttttcatttttttctatcatCAGCCAGTAACACTCTACAGTGTTGTagtgtgtgtgttttttttttctcataatataaaacagaCACTTGATGTccagtgaaaatgctgcagcgtAGTTGGTTCCGCtgcttcttttacacatgcgctttggaagcataattaaattaatgttatagGATATCAATAAGtggtatccaattttgaaaataaaactattctattatattctagACACTTAACAATAATTAACATGTTTAGTTTTGGATGTAGGCCTTTTAAGCAAGgttttttttcagaaacaaAATCAGCTGGAATTTCACCAGGCACTACACTGGCTCTACTTCAAACATCTGCAGCTGAATCTGAAGAACAGTCAGATGAGATTGCGCAGGACTTTTTATCCAAGAAGATAGATGTGGAACAATTTCTAACAGATTTTgaaccaatcagaaaaaaaatgcatttaaaGAAATTCAAAGCAGAAAAAATGAATGAACTTTTGAGAACTGGAAGTCAAAGTTCATATGGCAATGGTTTCTCAAAACCTTATTTGCCATATCCTAGTTACGGGCCACCGCAAGGGGCCCCTAATGTGCCATACCCCACGGGCCCTTTTAACATGCCCATGCCAGGAATGTATAAAAACCATTTCTGAGATACCTGTGCATGTTTTTGGAATCTATACATGtgacattatattttaaacccaaattatgttttattgtgTCTAAAGAATTGCCTGTTGGCATCTAAAAGAATATGTGGCACTTGATAGTAGGTCTGAAGTGTTTCATATATATAGTGATGCTAtctatcatattttattttaaagtatgtCTTCTAGTTCTAGGATAAATAAAGAGGCCTTGTTTTTatgaagattttgttttaaccaCATGCAGTTATTGCCTCCAAATTGTATGTCTGGCCACATCAAATACAGGtgttaataattatgattaaattttCTACAAGAAATGACAGTAGGTAGTCTTTCAGaagaacaaataatttttgtttgacatttaattaataagtttaataacTATCAACTATCCTTTGTCAATTATAGTTTTGTTTCacatcataattttaaattatctgtCCACTTTATGCTGGTGCTTATGTAGGAAATgtgatgatataattattatgaaagtAATTTAGTCTATTAgatattaatatgaataataaaaaattgtaatatgcATCAATTCAATTTCAGCAAaactatgattaaaattgaaataaatttgcaAGAATTGTcaacaaatagaaaaatgacACTAGGAATGAATACTAAAACACTCAAGTATGTAGAATATGGAGTAGAACTTGAtcacaaactaaatagagaTACTATGGAACTTGATAGCATTATGAATATAATGTTGGGAAGCCTCTTCCATTTTAAAATGGCAATAGCCTGACAGTATATTggcatgtatttttttttatatattcaacCCTCAAGTAATGGCACGTTCCTGAAGTGTCCATTATGGGTccaaaaaatgttaatgacacaaatattttgtataaagtgATTTCGCATATTATTTCACATGTCAAAAGTAATGCAATACACAATATATGAACAAAGctgcttttttaaattgtcatataaaacaatatttttaactaagaGTTtcgacttaattataaataattatgtcaatgccgtgtggttcccggcaccaattcaaaaaagaataggaccactccatctctttcccatggatgtcgtaaaaggcgactaagggataggcttacaaacttgagattctttttttaggcgataggctagcaacttgccactattcgaatctcaattctatcttaaagccaaatagctgaacgtggcctatcagtccgctcaggactgttggctctgtctaccccgcaagggatatagacgtgattatatgtatgtatgtatgtatgtcaatgaTTTTTATGGGAATTACTGTGCTGCAATCTTTATGGAATCAAGTTTCACttgtaattagaaaaaaaaacaaatcattaaaataataatattatgtagatataaaatataatgtatagatatatatacattctGATAACGAAAAGTGTACCCATAATGATAATGTATCTAAAACTGTACAATCTCAaagataaattgataaaataaaaaaatataataaaataacacattttatttgggttagtaataaaatcttgacgcatttttaataaattaatatcacaTTTTGTCTACAGCTATGGAAGTATTTGAAATATGTACActttatatacaatatatctagaagaaaatatcaattattatatgataattttaataccaCACTTACATTGCAAACACTGAATAAATTTGCAAACACAAATTGTTGATTAGGTGTAAGTTTTTATATGCTTTTAAGTGCATTGTATCCCATAACAAAagtcttatatatttttattttctaactgTTAACTGCCCGTAACTTCGTCttaaatctctataaatttaaccttacttcttttattacaatattagCTATTACTGCAAAGCTTAATGAAAAAGTGTTTAGTGTAGTTTGTGCATGAAAGAGTGACaatccaaaaatatttacaaactctcgaatttatatataggtagataTTTAGCATAAAAATGGCGAGAGTTAGCCTGTTCTTCTAAGCAATGTAAATGTGGTATGTGTCATTACAAgtaattattgatatttactacattaatttgcataattttaGTCAAGTGATAAATTTTGATTTGGTTTGGCATCATTCTTTATGTGTCTTGTTGTGTCTTTATCATAATCTGTTGAGCCAACACCCGACATTAGTAAAACCCCACATATTATGAACACAAGGTATAAGATTGCCTCCTGTTTTGAGGCTGTATTAAGGGCTTTAATTTTCCTCTTCTTTTTATTCACTAAATCTTTATCATATTGTGATTTTTTGAACAAATCTCCATAGTGATTCTTGGCcctgaaacaataaatatttattcaaatactgTATTTGacaaacataataatgttCTTGAAACCGCAAGTATGGTGGACTGCGGAGATAGTTGAGCCACATCCCCTCGATTGGTTTATGGTAGAGCTGTGAGCCATGTATACATGGCACACCTATATGGCTCTTTCATCAAAGCAAAGTAATTGTTGAAGATGATTTCAattgaaaaaacaaattccacattttttaaatggctcttctaatataattagtattttatattttaagaaacttATGTACTTAAGaaacttatgtatttttttatgcggGACATAGTAcactaaattattttgttcagATGAAGCAAAAGGAAGTAAGTCATATACAAAAACTTTACCAAGAGTCAAAGTCATAAATAGGAACTTTTCCATCCATAGTAGGAATTATATGGGATTTCAAACGagacttataaaatttgagagaagggtctgttggctctggttCAGGCTGGTAGCCCATTCTTGATGTATTCTGATGTCCAACCATCAAACCTGgaatattgtaatattatatagacAAACTCTTAATATGTTGAAACCATAAAGATTTTCAACAACTAGTACCTTTATCATACAATTTCTTCAGTTTTATGTTGCCAAGAACTTCATAGGCTTCAGATATTGCTCTGAATTTTTTTGCTGATGTCTCATCCTGCcaattggtaaataaaaatttatcttaCAGCATTGTTAGAAAaagcagtttaaaaaaatcctttttcaaGCAGCAGTATAATCTTCAGGCACTTTGTGATTTTCTACCaaggaaattatatttttgaattaattaataaatacaattgcATTTCAATATTATCTTGCAGATCAAGTTGATTGATTAATTGGTCCCCTTAATCAATGACTAACATCATTATTAGAATCTTCACAAGTCAAGTGTACTCTAAACCAACACACTTGCATAcaatagttatgaatgtggataaaccaaagaagtatgtagggatcgtgacaagtgaaaagatgGTGTCTTGATGTCGTCTTTGCCTATCTCTCcaggaaagaggtgtgattttttttatgaattaaaacctagtaaagaattattttttaacaacagTAACCTCAAGTTAATTTTACGTAAATTACACAGAATGATTACTATGAAAGTAACATACATCAGATTTATCTGGGTGATAAATTTTGGATAGTTTGTAATATGCCGACTTGATTTCACTTTGTGTCGCCTTCGGAGTTACTCCCAAAGCATCATAGTGGTTCGAATATTTCCAATTCGATGTACTGACCGAACGAAACAAGCCAGGAATCCTAGACTTATTGTGTCCTAACATTtctctgaaaattaaaaatagttaaatatttgGAAGAACAATTAAAAGAACAACACCATTACGTAACATATTACATGTTCGCTAGTTTGATGATAGAACTATCAAATTTGTACATGATggaatttttgatttatttactgCAATTTCACATATATCatcattgtatttatattctaaATTGATGGAATGGAAATggaatcacaaaaataaatcaaatgacattgacagttGCCATTGAAGTGGGAAGTGGATAGTAGGCTCGTGCAGCGTGCCGGAGGTGCCGTCAACTGCGTACGACATAGGTCGTACCGACTCTAACAGGCTTTGGCGGCCGACCCGACAAGCAACCAGCAACTGATTGGCAGTGTTGCCAGCCGTACGATTTAAAAGCGGCACGCGCGTCGTATCttaactgatattataaattcaaaaatatgtttgctTGTTAAATTTTCACAGTTAAACCCTCTGAaccgatttaaataaaactgcatTACTTATAGCTACgcttattataaacaatttattggCATGTATTCAATAGCACTTTTGAACCTgacactattcgaatctctcACTATTggaaagtctctgcctatatCCCTAGGAAAGAGATGTGATTTAAGAATGTGTACATTGAACTACTTTTTGAAAGAGTTCAAGTTTTTTCTGACATGCAAAATaatatcgaatatgtattgggagggcattgttagaatatttagttttttgaaaattttgctAAGCGAATCTCTCTGTTTTAGATCGTAGATagctcgaattgcccttttttgttttttgctaGTCTGTCGAACTAGTCTGTCGAACTGTGTAGGACGTACGATCGCTAG
Proteins encoded in this window:
- the LOC106130019 gene encoding vacuolar protein sorting-associated protein 37B; the encoded protein is MIQPDYQSAMGLLAHLNSDELKEMLNDDAKFDAVLKDVKQIKDWDTEKEMIIASNRSLAEFNLSKEPELEELKAQVQQKSETGEQLCTRIQELLDEYKTKSAGISPGTTLALLQTSAAESEEQSDEIAQDFLSKKIDVEQFLTDFEPIRKKMHLKKFKAEKMNELLRTGSQSSYGNGFSKPYLPYPSYGPPQGAPNVPYPTGPFNMPMPGMYKNHF
- the LOC106130018 gene encoding dnaJ homolog subfamily C member 30, mitochondrial isoform X2; translated protein: MYKFDSSIIKLANIEMLGHNKSRIPGLFRSVSTSNWKYSNHYDALGVTPKATQSEIKSAYYKLSKIYHPDKSDDETSAKKFRAISEAYEVLGNIKLKKLYDKGLMVGHQNTSRMGYQPEPEPTDPSLKFYKSRLKSHIIPTMDGKVPIYDFDSWAKNHYGDLFKKSQYDKDLVNKKKRKIKALNTASKQEAILYLVFIICGVLLMSGVGSTDYDKDTTRHIKNDAKPNQNLSLD
- the LOC106130018 gene encoding dnaJ homolog subfamily C member 30, mitochondrial isoform X1, with product MSYAVDGTSGTLHEPTIHFPLQWQLEMLGHNKSRIPGLFRSVSTSNWKYSNHYDALGVTPKATQSEIKSAYYKLSKIYHPDKSDDETSAKKFRAISEAYEVLGNIKLKKLYDKGLMVGHQNTSRMGYQPEPEPTDPSLKFYKSRLKSHIIPTMDGKVPIYDFDSWAKNHYGDLFKKSQYDKDLVNKKKRKIKALNTASKQEAILYLVFIICGVLLMSGVGSTDYDKDTTRHIKNDAKPNQNLSLD